The DNA region ATGGGGAGGGCGCCCTTTTTTACCATGTGGCGGATGCGGACTCGCCGGAGCGGCGCACCCATCTATATGCCGTGCCCTGGGACCCGTACACGGAATCCGCCGTGCCGGTGGAGAAGGCCGTCGTGCTCGACCTGCCGGTGCCGGGCGAGTTCCCCTACGCATGGGGGCAGCACGACGGCGCGGTGGTGGTCGCCAGCAACAACGGCGGTTTCTACCGTTTCCGCGCGGGGGCCTGGGAGACCCTGCGCCCGGCGGACCCGAAGACCAGCTTCCAGATTTACACCATGCTCAACTACCGGGGCCGCCTGCTCATGGGCCAGTACCCCACGGGTGAGCTGTTTGAACTGGTGGGTGACGAGCTGCGCCATCTGCCCGGCTGCCCCCCCCGCGCGCCCGGCGCGTCCCCCCGCGCCCGTGAGGCCCAGTCCATGGCCATTTACCGGGGGGACCTCTATGTGGGCGTGTGGCCCTGGGGCGAGCTCTGGCGGATGAAAGATCCGGAGGGGGAGTGGGACTATGTGGGGCGGCTCTTCACCCATCCGGAAATCCGGCCCGAAGTCACCGCGCCCTACGAGGCCGAAATGACGGCCCTCGGCGAGAAGGTGAACAACCTCTGGGGGCAGCGAATCACCAGTCTGGTTCCCCTCACCCGCCGTTTAATCATCTCCACCGCCAACAAAAACGGGGCGCCCTACGAGCCACGACTGGAATTTCTTTCCGACGACCGCTGGCGCGAATACGGCGCTGTCCATGAGATGTAGCTGCGCGGACATAACTCTACCAACATGGGGTGGAAAGAGGGGCCGCAGGAGATTGCGGTGTACTTGTCCTCCGAAGGCATGGATTTCTATTTAGAGGGCGACGATGATAACCCCATGAGTGTCCTCGGCGATATGAGCCGCATTGTGCCCGGAGAGGTGGTCTTCGGGGACGGCATACAAGGCCCGTTCCAAGGAAAAATACTCCGCCAGGAGGTCATCCGCTGACGCGGGTTATTTGGGCCGGCGCTGTCAGTTCTACCGCACGGCGACTTTCTCCGCCAGCGTGAGGAGGTCCGGCCTGTTGTGGAGGGTGCCGTAGTAGCAGAGGGCCTGCGCCACCTCGGGGTAGTTGACGTTCTTGGTATGCCCCAGGCCGTCGGGTTCCAGGCCCACGCCGGTGCGGGTGTTGCCCTCGACGGAGACCACGCCCTCCGCGTCTATCCGGGTGAGCAGCCACGCCATGGTGCGGTGCATCGCCGCCTCCAGTTCGGGGTTTGGCAGGTAGAGCAGGAGCACCTGGCCCATGAGCAGGGACACGGCGTTGTAGCTGGAGTCGCGCCCGCCCCGCTCGATGAAGACGCCCTCCGCGTCGCGGCGCTTCAGCGCCTCGGCCACGAGTTTGGCGGAGGATTCCTTGAGCGTCTCGTCCTCCAGCACGATGCCGCAGAGGCCGAAGGCCTTGGCCGCAATGAGCAGGCGGTTCGCCGTGTGGCCGACCTTGAAGACGATGGTGCCGTAGCCGGACTGGATAAAATCCGCGGCGCGGCGCAGTTTCGGCTTGAGCGCCGTGATGCGTTCCCCGAAATGCCCCGCCATGGGCGAGGCCTCGATGACCAAAATGGCGCGGCCCAGTTCCTGCAGGAAGAAATAGGCCGTCTCCACGCGGTCCGCCCGCGTCGGGGGCTTGGTGAGGCCGGGCTTCAGGTTGGACTCGAAGCCGCCGTCCTCCAACTGGCGCGCGAAGGTCGCCTCCACCGCGCGCCACGCGGCGTCTGCGCGGGGCAGATCGCCGCTGACGACCGCGCCGATGAGCATCCGGCATCCGCCGCGCTGCGTGCCGGCCTCATACCACTTGCCGTCGCGCTGGTTGGCGCCGGTGAACCCCTGCGCGTCGGGCTCGCTCTTGTCCCCGATGAACGAGACGGCCGTGGGCGACATCCGCAGGAGCAGCTCATACTCCAGGGTGCGGCTGCCCTCCGTGACTGCGGCGGCGCCGGGCAACGCGAGGAGCACCGTCAGCGCGCAGGGGAGGAGAAGCCGCATCGAAACGGCGGGAATAGTGGAAACAAGCGGGAAATTCATCATAGGCTCCGGCGCGTCACCCGAAAAGGTTAGGCATCTCCCCATTGGAGGTGTCCGGGCAGCGCGCAATAATTCGTTTGGACCGCCCGCACCGCGCCGACGGTTTCAAAGGGCGGCGGTGTCAGGACTGTTCCCACCGTCCTATTGCCTTGAAGAAAGGGGCGGCCCCCGCAGGATTGCGGAGGCCGCCCGCGGAGTGTCTGTCCGTCACAGGGGCATGAAGTCGAAGCCCTTGCGGTATTTCTTGGTGAGGTATTTGTTGGCGCCCTTGACGTTGGTGATCTTCATGGAGGCCACGTCAAACTCGATTTTCTCGCCGGCCATCAGGGCCACGTTGCCCATGTTCGCCACCTCGGTCAGGGGTCCGGCGTAGGAGAAGTCGGACATGGCCACGGTGTTGTTCAGGCAGGCGTTGATCCAGTGGAGGTAGGGGTTCTCGTCGGGGACGCGCGGGATGGTCGGGTCGGGACGCTTGTAGTCGGCCATTTTCGACTCGGGCAGCAGGCGCGACGCCGCGCCGTAGGTGCCCGAGCTCAGGACGCCCCCGGTGCCGACGAAGAAGGAGCCGTTGTCGCCCTCGCCGAGCTTTTCGTCCGCGGAGATGCCCTCGGGCCGCTTGGGCAGCAGTCCGCCGTCGTACCAGTAGACCGTCACGGGCTTCATCTTGCCCACTTCGGTGTCGCGCTCGGGGAACTCGAACTTGATGACGGACTTTTTCGGGGCGGTCTCCTTCGTCATGCGGTCCTGCTCCAGGACCTCGACGGAGTAGTGCGGGGCCGCGCCGAGCTGCAGCGACCAGAAGGCCGGGTCCATGATGTGGCAGGCCATGTCGCCGATGGCGCCGCAGCCGAAGTCCCACCAGCCGCGCCAGTTGAAGGGCGCGTACCCCTTGTTGTAGGGGCGCACGGGCGCGGCGCCGAGCCAGAGGTCCCAGTCCATGGTCTCGGGCACGGGCTGCCCTTTCAGGGGCTTCGCGATGCCCTGGGGCCAGATGGGCCGGTTTGTCCAGATGTGCGCCTCCTTGACGTCGCCGATGGCGCCCGCCCAAAGCATTTCGCACAGCTCGCGCACGCCGTTGCCGGAGTGGCCCTGGTTGCCCATGGCGGTGACGACGCCGGTTTCCTTTGCGACCTTCGCGAGCAGGCGCGCCTCGGCGATGGTGTGGGTCAGCGGCTTCTGGACGCGGGCGTGCTTGCCCATCGTCATGGCCATGTAGGCGGCGGGGGCATGGGTGTGGTCCGGGGTGGAGACGACGACGGCGTCAATCTGGCTGTCCATCTCCTCGAGCATCTTGCGGTAGTCCTTGTACTGCTTGGCGTTCGGAATCTTGTAGAAGGTCTCGGCGGCCCGCTCCCAGTCCACGTCGCAGAGGGCGACGACGTTCACTTTGTCCGCCTCCTTGTGGCAGCTCATGATGTCGCCCGCGCCCATGCCGCCGCAGCCGATGCTTGCGATGTTCATCCTGCCGTTCGGCGAGAGTTTCCGCGGCACCACCTGGGCCGTGTTCATTTTGGCGCCCGAGGTGCAGCAGCCCGCCGCGACGACGGTGGCCGTGGTTGCCGAGGCCAGAAAGGCCCGGCGTGAAAGAAGATGCGTGTCCATGAAAGTGAGTCCTCCGGAATTGGGTTAAACTTGGGGGTCTGGAAACTTGAAAAGCATAGACCTCCAGATTCCTGAATGCAAACCGGGTTGCGCAGGGCAAACGCGTCATAATTGCGGCGATGTGACACTCTGGCAGATTGGCGTGAGCATTTTGTTCTTGCTCTTGCTCCAAATCCCCAAACGAATCTGGTTTTCCGCACACCGCAGTCTCTTCTCCTGCCGTCGGCGTGTGCCCGGTCATTTTGGACGGTATTTCCACCGCAGGAAATTTCATGGTCTTTTGATGTTCAAGGATTTTCCCATGGCCGATGGGCATGCCGCTCCGCTGAAACAGGACTAGAGCAAGAGCAAGAGCAGGAAAAACCGGGATGACGGGGGGGCAGTGTTTGTATAAGCGTGGAACAATGGAATTCAGCAGCATTAGACGCGTTTGCCCGGTTACGGGACATTGTTGACAGGGCTCCGCGCGGATGGTAGGATGTGCCGCACGACCCTTTTGGGCAAACGCGCGCCGATAATCACCCCGCGCGCGCAAGGAGGAGGCGAATCATGCAGACTTCACTCATTATCGAGTCCAACGGTTCCGGCAAGGACAAGCTTGACACGCTGCTGCGCGAGGGCTGGACCGTGCTTTCCGTCACCGCCAACCACGGCAAAAGCTACAACGATTTCCTGATCATTCTGGAAAAGGAGTAGGCGCGGGGCGACGGATCGGCGCAGGCCGCAGTGCCGGCTGAGGCCGGTTGGGGGGCGTTTCCGGTTCAGGCTCACGTCTTTTTTTTGTCGAGCGCGTCCCGTACCGCCCGGAGCAGGTCCCGGGGCGCGTAGGGTTTGTGGATTAAGGCCAGGCCCTCGCCAAGCACGAAATCGGTCTGGACCGCGTGCTCGCTGTAGCCGCTCGAGAAGAGCGCGGGCACATCCGGACGGAGGGCGCGCATCTCCCTGAGCGCCTCGTGCCCCCCCAGGTTCGGCATGATGATGTCGAGCAACAGCAGCGAGACGCCGTCCATGTGCTGCTTGAAGAGTGCCACAGCCTCCATGCCGTCGTTCGCCGTCAGCACCTGGTATCCCGCCCGCGTAAGCACCGTGACGGCCAGGTTGCGGACCATCTCGTCGTCCTCGGCCAGCAGGATGGTCTCGCCGCCCCCGGCGGGCGCCGTTTTGGGGGCGGGGCCGGTCATGGCGGCGTCCTCCCCCCCGTACACGGGCAGATAGACCTTGAAGGTGGTGCCCTTTCCGGGCTCGCTGTAGACGTTGACCATGCCCTCGTGCTGGCGCACGATGCCGTAGACGGTGGCCAGGCCCAGCCCCGTGCCTTTCCCCTCGGCCTTGGTGGTGAAGAAGGGCTCGAATATGCGGTCCATGGTGGCGCGGTCCATGCCGCAGCCGGTGTCGGCCACGCTCAGCACGACAAAACGTCCAGGCTTGGCCCACACATGGGCGGCGCAGTATTCGGCGTCAAACGTGACGCCCTTTGTGTCCACGGTAATCACGCCGCCCGCGGGCATGGCGTCGCGGGCGTTCACGCAGAGGTTCATGAGCACCTGCTCCATCATGCCCCGGTCGGCGTGAATGAGGCCGGGAAGGCTGCCGGGCAGCCATTCCAGGCGGATGTCCGCGCCGATGACGCGCCGCAGCATTTTGAGGAGGTCCTCGACCGCCTGGTTGAAGTCGAGCGGTTCGGGGCACATCTCCTGCTTGCGGCTGAAGCTGAGCAGTTGCCGGGTGAGCGCGGCGGCCCGGACCGAGCCCTTGAAAATCTCCTCGAGTTCCTCGCAGCTTTCCCCCTTTTCCTGCGCGGCGTCCATCAGTATCTGGGAATACCCCATCATGGCCTGGAGAATGTTGTTGAAGTCGTGGGCCACGCCGCCCGCCAGTTGCCCGATGGCCTCCATTTTCTGGGACTGGTGCAGTTGGCGTTCGAGTTCCTCCTCCCTGGTGACATCGTTCTGGACGGCCACATAGTGGAGGATTTCCCCCGTCGTCCCGCAGACCGGGGAGATGCTGGTCTCCGCCGTGTACAGGCCCCCGTTTTTGCGGCGGCTGATGATGCGGCCCTTCCAGGTTTTGCCCCCGCTGATGGTCTCCCAGAGTTGGCGGAAGAAAGCCCCGTCATGCCCGTCGCTTTTCAGCATGCGGGAATGCTGTCCCAGCGCCTCATCCTGACCGTATCCGGTGATCACCTCAAAGGCCGGATTGACATACTGAATGATCCCGCCGGTGTCGGTGATGATAATGGCGTTCGCGGACTGCTCGATGGCCGCCGCAAGACGGCGCAAATTTCTTTCCATCTGCCTGAGCTCGGTGATGTCTGACGCGGAATGAACCACGCCGCACAAGTCCCCGTTGGCGTCCAGGATGGGGTCGGCCACGGCCCGGAACCAGCGGCCGTCCACCTGCTGTTCGGAGGTTTCCCTTTTCATGGAGGTCCTGATGCGCGCGGCGAGGCACATCTGGGGGGGTGTCGCAGTGCCATGGAAGACCCGCCAGCACTCCACGCCCATGAGCTCCTCCATGGCCTTGCCCATGAGAATTTCCGTGGCCCTGTTGCAGCGGACGATGCGGAAATCACGGTCGAGAAGCCACACGGCGTCGCGGATGGAGTCGAAGGTGGTCTGCCATTCCCGCGCGGCCTGGAGTTCCTGCTCTCCGGCCCGCTTGTTTTCAGTGATGTCGTTGGCGTAGCCCAGGCACCGTGTGTCATCCAGTTTGACGGCCGCGACGGACCACCACCTTTTCTCCCCCCCCTTTGTGGCATAAAGGAGCTCCGTGTAGACTCTGCCGTCCCTCTGAAGCGCGCTGAAGGATTCCTGTCCCGTTTCACGGGATTCAGGCGCCAGAAGGTCCGGGATGCTTTTTGTGAGCAGTTCGGCTTCGTCGTAACCGGTGACCCGGCAGGCCTCGGGATTCACCTCTACATAATTGCCCTGACTGTCTGTGACGAAGACGGCATAGGGGGCGTTCTCGATGTAGCCGCGCCAGCGCTCCTCACCCCTGCGCAGCATTGCCGAGGCGCGCATGTTCTCCCGCGCCCCCAGAAACACGAAGACACACATAACGGCCAGAAGCGCCGCCGATGCGGCGAGCGCCAGAAGATAAGTGTTGTCCAGGCGCCCGGCCATCTCCTGGACACCCCGGGAAACCTGCCTGTCCACCTGGTCCGCCTGGCGTTCCAGTTCATGAAAGGCGATGCGAAGTTCCACCGCCTGGGCGCTGTCGTGCGCGTCGTTGCCGCGCCACTGGTCAAGCAGCCCCTCAAACCTGGCGACATTGTCCCGGAATGCGGCCACTGTTTCCGCGTCGGCCCGGCCCAGGCGTGACAGGGATTTGCCGAGGGCGGTGACGGCCTGGCGCAACAGCACCAGCCCCTCCTCGTGGTCAAAAGGCGTGGAGGCGTCCCCGTCCAGGCTGAGATGGAGGAAGCCCTTGCCCAAATCAATCCGCGCCTGCCGCAGGTTTTCCAGGTCATCCAGCGCGGACTGCATGGCGAGGCCGTGCTGGAAGTGCAGCGTGGTCATGAGCGCGCACACGAGGAGTGAGACCGCCACGGCGCCGACCGTCCAATACCGGGAACGGAACAGGACGCCGGGGCGCGGCATGCCTTTTGAGGCTGATTTAGTCGTCTTGGTCATGGCGTGTCTTCCTGGCCTGTTTCCCCGTTGTCAGGGAGGTCTTCAGGGGTCAGGCCAAACAGTTGGAGAATGGCGAGATGCCCCGGACGGCCAATGAATTGTTCGAGTTCCCTGTCCCATGCGGCGTGAAGCCGCCGGTCCTTCCTGTGGAAGGCAAATGCTGTGAGGGCGGCCTCCTCCACGGGGGTGAGCGGCGCATCTTCCGCGAGTTCTGTCGCGGCCTCCGTTTTTCCCGGCAATCCCTGGAGCGCCAGCCACCGCACCGAGGGCAGGGAGAGGGCGAGACAGCCCGCAACGCCCGACTCCACCGCCACGCGGCCCGTGCGCGCGTCGGGCACCGCCACTGTGCGGTCTTCCGGCAGGCCCATGCGCCGAAGCAGCCGCTGCTCGGCCGACCCGGAGAGCACCGCCACTTTGAGGTCCGGGTGGGAGACGGCCTGCGCGTAGGAATGAATCTGGAGGGGGTTTCCCGACCGGGTGAGCAGGCCCTGGCGCACGCGGAGGGTCGGTTTGGAAAAGTGGACACGGCGCGCCCGTTCCGGTGTGATGAACATGCCCGCGGCGATCACGTCTATGCGGCCCGCCTCCAACTGCGGAATCAGGGCGTCAAACTCCATCTGCCGCCATTCGATGCGGGGGATGCCCAGTTGGGCGGCGATTACTTTGGCCACTTCCGGCGCCTCGCCGGAGACTTCGCCGCCGGGCTTCAGGAAGGCATAGGGCGCCTCGACGGCGTATCCGATCCGGATGACGCCGTCCGACACGACGCGGTTAAGGGAGCGGTCCACGGGGAGGAAAAGGATGCCGGCCCCCGCCAGCGCAAGCACTCCCCCCGCCAGGACCATTACCGGTTTAACACGTCGGTTCATGTCTCACTGCCCCACTAAGTCAGGCAACCTGTCTGCGACTCACCGAGTACACTTGCGCCGTGCTTTGCCCGAAAACGGGCGGGATACCGGGCCATGGAAAGCGGGACCAGATTTCCTGTCTTCAGAATCCGCGCAAACCGCATGGACCTTCACGGCACGTCCTTCCTGAATCGTTCTCTTATAAGAGACTATCACAGGCGGTGACGCGCGTCAAGATGAATGAAGCGGAACACAGCTCTCGCGCCAATAGTCCAGTGTGCCGCACCGCCGCAATTATGGACGCGTGCCGGGCTTGTCAGTTGAAATCCCGCAGGGGCGGGGGATAGTATGCAACTTTCTTGGAGACATCCTTCCCAGACATGCCGACGGCACGCATGAAGGCGCGGTACCGGGATGTTTTTTTGGTTGCACACCCGGCGTAATGATGGGGACACACAGTCCATGGCAGGCAGTTCGAGGCAGATAACAATAGTCATTCCCGTGTATTGCGAGGCCGGCGCCCTGCATGAAAATCTCCGCGCCATAGCGGAGGCCGCAGGCGGTGCCGGGGGTGTTGATTTCGGGATGCTCATTGTTGATGACGGATCCACAGACCGGACTTGGGAAATCGTGCGGGAGACGGCGGGCATGATGCCAAGTGTCCGCGCGATCCGCCTGAGCCGGAACTTTGGCAAAGAGGCCGCCATCGCGGCGGGGCTGGCCCATGCGGAGGGGGATGCCGTCATAGTCATGGATGCGGACCTGCAGCACCCGCCCGCCCTGATCCCGGAAATGGCGCGGCTGTGGGCCGAGGAGGGTTTTGACGTTGTGGACGCGGTGAAACGGCATCGGGGTCGGGAGGCCTTCTGGTACAAGGTTTCAGCCCGCCTGTTCACGGCGGCGCTGTGCAGCCTTTCCGCGTTTGACATGCGGGGCGCGAGCGACTTCAAACTGCTCGACCGGAAGGTTGTCAACGCGTGGCTCTCCATGCGGGAGAACGTCACCTTTTACCGGGCCATGACCGAATGGGTCGGCTTCCGCCACGCGCAGTTGCCCATGGACGTGGCGCCGCGCGCTGGGGGGCGGTCCAGTTGGAACTTTCTCCGCCTGACGGGGCTGGCCACCACGGCCCTGACCTCATTCAGCACGAAAGCCCTGCATATCGCGACAATGGCCGGATTCCTGTTCGTTTTGGCGGCGCTTGTCTTCGGGGGGTACACCGTGTTCCGCTGGTTCCGGGGCGGATCTCTGGAGGGCTTCTCCACGGTCATCCTGCTCCAGCTCACGGTGGGCGGCATTCTTATGATCACCCTCGGCATCATCGGCGAATACCTGTCCACAATTTTCCGGGAGGTGAAAAGCCGCCCCCGCTACATTATCCGGGAGGAGCTATGATGCCGGGCCTGGAAGACACGCCGAAGGCGGGGGCGCGTCCCCGGCGGACGGGGGACACGGTTGTCATAGACGGCGGATACCAGCACCGCGCCATGCATTCTGGAAACGCCGTCCAGCGCTTTTGGCACCACACGAAGAAACTGCTCATCGCGGAGCTGCTGCCTCCGGACCCGGACGATTTTGTCATAGATGTCGGTTGCGGGTCGGGCGTGATCACCAGCCATCTTGGCGGACTTGCGGGAAAGGCGGCGGGGATTGACGGTAATCCCCTGGCGCATGAATACGCCGTGGAGCATTTCCAAAAGGGCAACGTCTCCTTCATCAAGGCACTCGTTGACGAGAACCTGGCCCTGCCCGCGCCGCCGGACAAGATTTACTGCCTTGAACTGATAGAGCACATCCATCCGGAGCAGGGGCTTGCCCTGCTGCGCAACCTGCGCGCGATGTCCGCCCCCGGCGCGCGCATGCTGCTCACCACGCCGAACTACCGGAGCCTTTGGCCGGTCATCGAGTGGGCCCTGGACCGGCTCACAAGCGCCCCGCAACTTGATGGTCACCAGCATGTGGCGCATTATCATCCGGGGCGCCTGTCGGCCCTCGCGGCGGCGGGCGGCTGGGAGGTGGAGGACATGCGCACCGTCTCCTTTTTGGCGCCCTGGCTGGCGTCCGCAAGCTGGCGGCTTGCCACGCGTGTCCATTACCTCGAGGCGAAGTCGGGATGGATTCCGGGCTCAATCGTGGCAGGGGTATTCCGTGCAAGGAGATGTGACTGAGATGCCCATAAAATTCAAAAGAATATTGGTCGAATTGTTTTATTACAGCTCTATTCCATTATTAGTGCTTGGGATGCTTTTTTTCTTTCTTGATGTTCCAAATCAAAACATAAAATCACCCATGGCATTGTTTTCCGACAGTATGATGCAGACAATTTATGTGAAGCCTTTTTTTGAAGGAGAAACTCCTTTCAAGATAAGCCGCCTTGGTGCTCCATATTATCATTGTGCCTATCTTTTTCCCCAAGGAGCTAATCTTGATTATTGTTTGGCGGTCATTTGCAGTGTGATATTTCAAAATGTTCTTTCGGGTTTTAATGTGGCCTGGATGCTCAAACTTGCCATTGCAGGTCTGGTTGCAGCATGGAGTTTTAGAAGGCTTGGGATTTCACCCATAACAAGTTTTTTCCTGTCTTTTGTTTTTGCATTTGCGCCGTATGCATTTTTACGAAACATATCTCATTTCAATTTGTCAACTTATCTTGTTCCTTATGTCTGCTGTGCCACAATAGTTATGCTTCGTGACAAACTGCCTGTTTTTACTAGGCGTAACGTTTTCATTTTCAGCTTTCTTTTTGTGCTGGTTGGTTTTGGGGACCTCTATGTGGCCGCATTCTCCCTTTTTTTATTTACCATTGTCTTGTTAGTCTCTTTTTTTCGTCAAAGATCACGTGTTCATGTGTTGGGAACTATCCTTGTGATCGCATGTGTTTTGTTTGGCGTGTTTTTGAATACGCTTCCCGGAATACTTGCTCTTACCGATAATGAAGCGGCACGGCGAGAATTTTCAACAATGCGTTCCCAGTTGGGAGATGCGAACAAGTATGCATTGCGTCCGTTGGCATTGTTATTGCCTTCGGAATATCACCCCATTCCTTTCTTCGGAAAGATTCGAG from Candidatus Hydrogenedentota bacterium includes:
- a CDS encoding transporter substrate-binding domain-containing protein, whose translation is MVLAGGVLALAGAGILFLPVDRSLNRVVSDGVIRIGYAVEAPYAFLKPGGEVSGEAPEVAKVIAAQLGIPRIEWRQMEFDALIPQLEAGRIDVIAAGMFITPERARRVHFSKPTLRVRQGLLTRSGNPLQIHSYAQAVSHPDLKVAVLSGSAEQRLLRRMGLPEDRTVAVPDARTGRVAVESGVAGCLALSLPSVRWLALQGLPGKTEAATELAEDAPLTPVEEAALTAFAFHRKDRRLHAAWDRELEQFIGRPGHLAILQLFGLTPEDLPDNGETGQEDTP
- a CDS encoding glycosyltransferase family 2 protein, with product MAGSSRQITIVIPVYCEAGALHENLRAIAEAAGGAGGVDFGMLIVDDGSTDRTWEIVRETAGMMPSVRAIRLSRNFGKEAAIAAGLAHAEGDAVIVMDADLQHPPALIPEMARLWAEEGFDVVDAVKRHRGREAFWYKVSARLFTAALCSLSAFDMRGASDFKLLDRKVVNAWLSMRENVTFYRAMTEWVGFRHAQLPMDVAPRAGGRSSWNFLRLTGLATTALTSFSTKALHIATMAGFLFVLAALVFGGYTVFRWFRGGSLEGFSTVILLQLTVGGILMITLGIIGEYLSTIFREVKSRPRYIIREEL
- a CDS encoding Gfo/Idh/MocA family oxidoreductase, whose protein sequence is MNTAQVVPRKLSPNGRMNIASIGCGGMGAGDIMSCHKEADKVNVVALCDVDWERAAETFYKIPNAKQYKDYRKMLEEMDSQIDAVVVSTPDHTHAPAAYMAMTMGKHARVQKPLTHTIAEARLLAKVAKETGVVTAMGNQGHSGNGVRELCEMLWAGAIGDVKEAHIWTNRPIWPQGIAKPLKGQPVPETMDWDLWLGAAPVRPYNKGYAPFNWRGWWDFGCGAIGDMACHIMDPAFWSLQLGAAPHYSVEVLEQDRMTKETAPKKSVIKFEFPERDTEVGKMKPVTVYWYDGGLLPKRPEGISADEKLGEGDNGSFFVGTGGVLSSGTYGAASRLLPESKMADYKRPDPTIPRVPDENPYLHWINACLNNTVAMSDFSYAGPLTEVANMGNVALMAGEKIEFDVASMKITNVKGANKYLTKKYRKGFDFMPL
- a CDS encoding PAS domain S-box protein, producing MTKTTKSASKGMPRPGVLFRSRYWTVGAVAVSLLVCALMTTLHFQHGLAMQSALDDLENLRQARIDLGKGFLHLSLDGDASTPFDHEEGLVLLRQAVTALGKSLSRLGRADAETVAAFRDNVARFEGLLDQWRGNDAHDSAQAVELRIAFHELERQADQVDRQVSRGVQEMAGRLDNTYLLALAASAALLAVMCVFVFLGARENMRASAMLRRGEERWRGYIENAPYAVFVTDSQGNYVEVNPEACRVTGYDEAELLTKSIPDLLAPESRETGQESFSALQRDGRVYTELLYATKGGEKRWWSVAAVKLDDTRCLGYANDITENKRAGEQELQAAREWQTTFDSIRDAVWLLDRDFRIVRCNRATEILMGKAMEELMGVECWRVFHGTATPPQMCLAARIRTSMKRETSEQQVDGRWFRAVADPILDANGDLCGVVHSASDITELRQMERNLRRLAAAIEQSANAIIITDTGGIIQYVNPAFEVITGYGQDEALGQHSRMLKSDGHDGAFFRQLWETISGGKTWKGRIISRRKNGGLYTAETSISPVCGTTGEILHYVAVQNDVTREEELERQLHQSQKMEAIGQLAGGVAHDFNNILQAMMGYSQILMDAAQEKGESCEELEEIFKGSVRAAALTRQLLSFSRKQEMCPEPLDFNQAVEDLLKMLRRVIGADIRLEWLPGSLPGLIHADRGMMEQVLMNLCVNARDAMPAGGVITVDTKGVTFDAEYCAAHVWAKPGRFVVLSVADTGCGMDRATMDRIFEPFFTTKAEGKGTGLGLATVYGIVRQHEGMVNVYSEPGKGTTFKVYLPVYGGEDAAMTGPAPKTAPAGGGETILLAEDDEMVRNLAVTVLTRAGYQVLTANDGMEAVALFKQHMDGVSLLLLDIIMPNLGGHEALREMRALRPDVPALFSSGYSEHAVQTDFVLGEGLALIHKPYAPRDLLRAVRDALDKKKT
- a CDS encoding class I SAM-dependent methyltransferase, translating into MPGLEDTPKAGARPRRTGDTVVIDGGYQHRAMHSGNAVQRFWHHTKKLLIAELLPPDPDDFVIDVGCGSGVITSHLGGLAGKAAGIDGNPLAHEYAVEHFQKGNVSFIKALVDENLALPAPPDKIYCLELIEHIHPEQGLALLRNLRAMSAPGARMLLTTPNYRSLWPVIEWALDRLTSAPQLDGHQHVAHYHPGRLSALAAAGGWEVEDMRTVSFLAPWLASASWRLATRVHYLEAKSGWIPGSIVAGVFRARRCD